In Alkalihalobacterium alkalinitrilicum, a genomic segment contains:
- a CDS encoding carbon starvation protein A: protein MNLLTLLLISGIILLIAYFTYGRFLERQMKVDPNRKTPANELYDGVDYVPAKKPVLLGHHFATIAGGGPIVGPITAAFFGWLPAVLWILIGSIFIGGVHDYTSLQASVRHKAKSIGEIIREYIGKRGQVLFLIFSIATLILIVGVFIILVANTFVAVPEAATASVLFIGVALVFGFIINQIRLSLPAASILGVIAMLASVWVGISFPLELSAVTWSIILLIYAYIASTLPVWVLLQPRDYLNAFLLYGMIAGATLGIIIAAPTIQLPAYTGFNHETLGFLFPILFITIACGAISGFHSLVSSGTTAKQLDNERNGKFIAYGSMLLEAFLAIIAIGAVAYLTQADFAARMTELGGPIGTFSAGIGYFMSHWGIDLTIATTFTALTASAFLLTTLDSATRLMRYAIQELGEEHIPAVKNNHVATIAGLIGAGALALSGTWERVWPLFGSANQMLGALALLAVSVWLIKIGAKAYYVVIPMFFMFVVTVSALGVLMYNNFILKNWLLFGSGLVLFVLCIFLGIEGWRSIGKRTKVS from the coding sequence ATGAATTTACTCACTTTGTTATTAATTTCTGGTATTATTCTACTTATTGCTTATTTTACGTATGGTAGATTTCTAGAAAGACAAATGAAGGTCGATCCGAATCGAAAAACACCAGCGAATGAACTGTATGATGGAGTAGATTATGTGCCAGCTAAAAAACCAGTTCTGTTAGGACACCATTTTGCAACGATTGCAGGTGGAGGTCCGATAGTTGGACCAATTACTGCGGCTTTTTTTGGTTGGTTACCTGCCGTTCTTTGGATCCTCATCGGTAGTATTTTTATTGGTGGGGTCCATGACTATACATCTTTACAAGCTTCTGTACGTCACAAAGCGAAATCGATTGGAGAAATTATTCGCGAATATATTGGGAAGCGTGGCCAAGTTTTATTCCTTATTTTTTCGATCGCAACTTTAATTTTAATTGTCGGTGTTTTTATTATTCTAGTTGCCAATACGTTTGTTGCCGTGCCAGAGGCAGCAACTGCATCCGTATTATTTATTGGAGTGGCACTAGTATTTGGTTTTATTATCAACCAAATTCGGTTGAGCTTACCTGCAGCAAGTATTCTTGGTGTCATTGCTATGCTTGCTAGTGTATGGGTCGGAATTTCATTTCCGTTAGAATTAAGTGCTGTCACTTGGTCAATTATTCTTCTTATTTATGCTTACATTGCATCAACTTTACCTGTATGGGTGTTATTACAACCTCGCGATTATTTAAATGCTTTTTTATTATATGGGATGATTGCAGGGGCAACTCTTGGAATTATTATTGCCGCACCGACCATTCAATTACCTGCTTATACTGGATTTAATCATGAAACACTAGGCTTTTTATTCCCAATATTATTTATAACGATCGCATGTGGTGCCATCTCAGGTTTCCACTCACTCGTTTCATCAGGAACGACAGCAAAACAGCTGGACAATGAGAGGAATGGAAAGTTTATCGCTTACGGGTCTATGCTATTGGAAGCATTTCTAGCTATCATTGCAATTGGAGCTGTCGCCTATTTAACTCAAGCCGATTTCGCTGCTAGAATGACAGAGTTAGGGGGTCCTATCGGTACTTTCTCAGCGGGAATTGGCTATTTTATGTCCCACTGGGGTATCGATTTAACAATTGCGACAACATTTACGGCGCTCACGGCTTCAGCCTTTTTATTGACGACATTGGATTCGGCTACACGTTTAATGCGTTATGCAATTCAAGAATTGGGAGAGGAACATATACCAGCCGTTAAAAATAACCATGTTGCAACGATTGCTGGTCTAATTGGGGCTGGTGCTCTAGCGCTATCAGGAACTTGGGAAAGAGTTTGGCCATTATTCGGCTCAGCGAACCAAATGTTAGGTGCTTTGGCTTTACTAGCCGTTTCTGTTTGGCTAATTAAAATAGGAGCAAAAGCATACTATGTCGTGATCCCGATGTTCTTTATGTTTGTCGTAACGGTGTCCGCACTCGGTGTTCTCATGTATAATAACTTCATATTAAAAAACTGGTTATTATTTGGATCGGGGTTAGTATTATTTGTTTTATGTATTTTCCTCGGTATTGAAGGTTGGAGGTCCATTGGGAAACGAACGAAAGTATCATAA
- a CDS encoding CC/Se motif family (seleno)protein has product MVGNTNLKFCFSEKALEWVRRKGNVLTVWLFESAISCCVGNTQELQVYLKEPSNQARYVKHDYEGIKVFVEKGLTLKNNQIDFRFSNIPFLKGITATGLRRF; this is encoded by the coding sequence ATTGTTGGGAATACAAACTTAAAATTTTGTTTTAGTGAAAAAGCATTAGAATGGGTGAGAAGAAAAGGGAATGTGTTAACTGTTTGGTTGTTTGAAAGCGCCATCAGTTGCTGTGTAGGAAATACTCAGGAATTGCAAGTTTATTTAAAAGAACCATCGAATCAAGCGCGCTATGTAAAACATGACTATGAAGGAATTAAAGTCTTTGTAGAAAAGGGCTTAACTTTAAAAAATAATCAAATCGATTTTCGTTTCTCCAATATCCCTTTTTTAAAAGGGATTACAGCTACAGGTTTAAGGCGGTTTTAG
- a CDS encoding PTS sugar transporter subunit IIA yields MLKKLFGIGKKELLSEEVLYSPMNGTYVKMENVPDPTFAQKMIGDGFAVEPTDGIVVSPIKGEVIQVFPTKHAIGIRSVGGAEVLIHIGIETVNMKGEGFEVFVKEGDKVEKGAKLVEVSIDLVKEKAVSTITPVVITNFDQVKSINVEPAGQVVAGETQVAIFSMKTE; encoded by the coding sequence TTGTTAAAAAAATTATTTGGTATTGGAAAAAAAGAGTTACTAAGCGAAGAAGTGCTATATTCTCCTATGAATGGTACATACGTAAAAATGGAAAACGTTCCAGATCCAACATTTGCTCAAAAAATGATTGGAGATGGATTTGCTGTTGAACCGACTGATGGAATTGTGGTTTCACCTATTAAAGGGGAAGTTATTCAAGTTTTTCCTACTAAACATGCGATTGGAATTCGTTCGGTTGGTGGAGCAGAAGTACTTATCCATATTGGCATTGAAACGGTGAACATGAAGGGTGAAGGATTTGAAGTCTTTGTTAAAGAAGGGGATAAAGTAGAAAAGGGAGCGAAGTTAGTAGAGGTTTCGATCGACTTAGTTAAAGAAAAAGCGGTGAGTACGATTACACCTGTTGTAATCACGAATTTTGATCAGGTCAAGTCGATCAACGTAGAACCAGCAGGACAGGTTGTAGCAGGCGAAACACAAGTAGCCATTTTTTCTATGAAAACTGAATAA
- a CDS encoding xanthine phosphoribosyltransferase, whose product MKMLKDEILSKGIVLSEGVLKVDSFLNHQINPVLSLEMGKEFVSRFDQTSFTKVLTIESSGIAPAFTTALELGVELVFARKKKSLTMSDHVYTADVYSFTKQETNTITVSKDFINESDQVLIIDDFLANGQAALGLAKIVEQAGAKVSGIGIVIEKSFQPGRQVLLDAGYNVESLARIHSLKNNQVRFVDETVLV is encoded by the coding sequence ATGAAAATGCTTAAAGATGAAATTTTAAGTAAAGGAATTGTTTTATCTGAAGGGGTATTAAAAGTGGATTCATTTCTCAACCATCAAATCAACCCTGTACTATCTTTAGAAATGGGGAAAGAATTTGTAAGTAGGTTTGATCAAACATCTTTTACAAAAGTATTAACGATTGAATCTTCGGGCATCGCCCCAGCATTCACAACGGCTTTAGAGCTTGGAGTAGAACTCGTATTTGCTAGAAAGAAAAAGTCATTAACAATGAGCGATCACGTGTATACAGCGGATGTTTACTCCTTCACTAAACAAGAAACGAACACAATTACCGTTTCAAAAGATTTTATTAATGAAAGTGATCAAGTACTAATTATTGATGACTTCCTTGCAAACGGACAAGCAGCACTTGGACTTGCAAAAATCGTTGAGCAAGCTGGAGCTAAAGTCTCTGGAATTGGGATCGTTATTGAAAAATCATTTCAACCAGGACGCCAAGTTCTTTTAGATGCAGGATACAACGTAGAATCATTAGCAAGAATTCATTCATTAAAAAACAATCAAGTCCGTTTTGTCGATGAAACGGTGCTAGTTTAA
- a CDS encoding uracil permease translates to MSTKSVNYPWYKKEDTDAFFSLFQNNLANFVLITITLLAAGFPASIVFGKIIPGAAVAVIVGNLYYAFSANRLAQKEGRTDVTALSYGISTPVMAVFLFGIMLPANAITGNPELAWKIALAAAFLSGLLEVLLSFSGNWIRNHIPRPAMLGALAGVALTFIAGEMLFRTFEMPVVGLVVLAIILVGIIGKLAMPFNIPSSLFAIIIGTVLAFTIGYSDTSKISEGLSNIGVYPILPTLAPFEGIGLLFTTFIGLLAVILPITIYNAIETMNNVDAMAAAGDSYDIRECQAVDGAGTMIGAIFGGPFPTTVYIATVGSKWMGAGRGYSILNAVVFFFAALFGLIAAISAIIPVSAIAPILVFVGMSMVATAYQTNASKYYPAVAVAMLPYLANYIMTRFNNAAGEVVANLSQGIVPLGQGAMFTGIILGAITVFIIDRHYIKATIFALVAALFSFVGLIHAPSLTINAAPDFTFGYIAIALFFVYCHFKASKSTIETKTESEKRAA, encoded by the coding sequence ATGTCTACTAAATCAGTCAACTATCCTTGGTATAAAAAAGAAGATACAGATGCTTTTTTTTCACTGTTTCAAAACAATTTAGCAAACTTTGTACTAATTACAATTACTTTACTTGCGGCTGGTTTTCCAGCTAGTATCGTCTTTGGAAAAATCATTCCAGGTGCTGCTGTAGCTGTCATTGTCGGTAACTTATACTATGCTTTTTCTGCAAATCGTTTAGCCCAAAAAGAAGGACGGACCGACGTTACTGCATTGTCTTATGGAATTAGTACACCTGTTATGGCCGTATTCTTATTCGGTATCATGCTTCCAGCCAATGCCATTACAGGTAATCCAGAACTAGCTTGGAAAATTGCGTTAGCAGCTGCATTTCTTAGTGGATTACTTGAAGTATTACTAAGTTTTTCAGGAAATTGGATTCGTAATCATATTCCACGCCCAGCTATGCTAGGTGCACTTGCTGGTGTTGCCTTAACATTTATTGCAGGTGAAATGTTATTTAGAACGTTTGAAATGCCAGTTGTAGGTCTTGTTGTTTTAGCTATTATTCTTGTAGGGATTATTGGAAAACTAGCGATGCCTTTTAATATTCCTTCATCACTATTTGCAATTATCATCGGAACGGTTTTAGCTTTTACAATCGGTTATTCTGACACAAGTAAAATTAGTGAAGGGTTATCTAATATCGGAGTTTATCCTATTTTACCAACATTAGCACCGTTTGAAGGTATCGGATTATTATTCACAACTTTTATTGGACTTCTTGCCGTTATTTTACCGATTACCATTTATAATGCAATTGAAACAATGAACAATGTCGATGCCATGGCTGCTGCTGGTGACAGTTATGATATCCGTGAATGTCAAGCTGTCGATGGTGCTGGTACAATGATTGGAGCCATCTTTGGTGGGCCGTTTCCAACGACCGTTTATATCGCGACAGTAGGTTCGAAGTGGATGGGTGCTGGCCGTGGTTATAGTATTTTAAATGCTGTCGTGTTCTTCTTTGCTGCATTATTCGGGTTAATCGCTGCGATTTCTGCTATTATTCCAGTATCAGCAATTGCTCCTATTCTCGTATTTGTCGGTATGTCCATGGTAGCAACAGCTTATCAAACAAATGCTTCAAAATATTATCCAGCAGTTGCCGTTGCCATGTTACCTTATCTTGCAAACTACATTATGACTCGTTTTAACAACGCAGCTGGTGAAGTGGTTGCTAACCTTTCTCAAGGGATTGTACCACTAGGACAAGGTGCGATGTTCACTGGAATTATTTTAGGTGCGATTACTGTATTTATTATTGACCGTCACTATATTAAAGCAACGATTTTTGCTCTCGTTGCGGCATTATTCTCATTTGTAGGATTAATCCATGCACCATCGTTAACCATTAATGCCGCTCCAGACTTTACATTTGGTTATATCGCGATTGCTTTATTCTTTGTTTACTGTCATTTTAAAGCTTCGAAATCAACGATTGAAACTAAAACTGAAAGTGAAAAACGAGCAGCTTAA
- a CDS encoding MFS transporter, translating to MELVQNKSTLNLKSEKFIYVGLFINILIVVMNTTMFNVAIPEIIFHFSLTPTTASWIVTSYSVVFAVGTVLYSKLSQMKSISSLLTVGLILFGIGSIVGILSANYAVLLFARVIQASGACCVSALGIVIISRYIPIQRRGRGMGVVSAASTLGFGLGPLVGGFITQYLGWSFLFVISLIGVLTVPLYLYYLPKDPSETKSIDFLGILYLLIGVVSLLIFVTTSYSIVLLGILCFFLFWLHIKRVKNPIIPPNLLSNKVYIFIILIGFCIFFTNFSLLFLSPLLLAKVFNSSSAMIGLIIFPGAMLSAILSIFIGRWMDRVGSMVIIGFGISCILVATSLFTLFSHITSITVIFFYLVSSIGFSSITMSLPNYLSNYLSSEEFASSIGILQLCQFIGGAFGVSVSGKLLESEFFTSMYIPFWNHGIQAFGISYFFLVIISCLALISFYFLKKSVVINKNNGKE from the coding sequence ATGGAGCTCGTTCAAAATAAATCAACTTTAAATTTGAAAAGTGAGAAGTTCATTTATGTAGGATTATTTATAAACATCCTAATTGTTGTCATGAATACAACGATGTTTAATGTAGCCATACCTGAAATCATTTTTCATTTTTCTTTAACTCCAACAACGGCGTCTTGGATCGTAACAAGTTATTCGGTTGTATTTGCTGTCGGAACGGTTTTGTATAGTAAACTTTCACAAATGAAATCAATATCCTCACTTCTCACAGTAGGCCTCATCTTGTTTGGGATAGGTTCTATTGTGGGTATATTATCAGCAAATTATGCAGTATTATTGTTTGCAAGAGTGATCCAAGCTTCTGGTGCTTGTTGTGTTTCAGCTTTAGGGATTGTCATTATTTCACGGTATATTCCCATTCAACGACGAGGTAGGGGCATGGGCGTAGTATCTGCGGCTTCGACATTAGGTTTTGGCTTAGGTCCACTCGTAGGAGGATTTATTACACAATATTTAGGTTGGTCTTTTTTGTTTGTTATTAGTTTAATAGGGGTGTTGACTGTTCCCCTTTATTTATATTATCTACCGAAAGACCCATCAGAAACAAAGTCCATTGATTTTTTAGGTATCCTTTATTTATTAATAGGGGTTGTATCATTACTCATTTTTGTAACGACAAGTTATTCAATTGTACTTCTTGGTATATTATGTTTTTTCTTATTTTGGTTACATATAAAAAGGGTTAAAAATCCAATCATTCCACCAAATTTATTATCAAATAAAGTGTACATTTTTATTATTCTTATCGGATTTTGCATTTTCTTTACTAATTTTTCTCTTTTGTTTTTAAGTCCATTACTTTTAGCAAAAGTTTTTAATAGCTCAAGTGCTATGATAGGGCTGATTATTTTCCCTGGTGCAATGTTATCTGCTATCCTTTCCATTTTTATTGGAAGGTGGATGGATCGAGTTGGCTCAATGGTTATTATCGGGTTCGGAATTAGTTGTATACTTGTTGCAACAAGTTTATTTACCTTATTTAGTCATATTACTTCTATAACCGTAATCTTTTTTTATCTTGTTTCGAGTATTGGTTTTTCTTCTATTACTATGAGCTTACCAAACTATTTATCAAATTACTTAAGTAGTGAAGAATTTGCCTCGAGTATAGGAATTTTGCAACTCTGTCAATTCATAGGTGGAGCGTTTGGTGTTTCTGTTTCTGGAAAGCTATTAGAATCGGAGTTCTTTACTAGTATGTATATCCCGTTTTGGAATCATGGCATTCAAGCATTTGGTATTAGCTATTTCTTTTTAGTTATTATTTCATGTTTAGCATTAATTAGCTTTTATTTTTTAAAAAAATCTGTAGTAATAAACAAGAACAATGGTAAAGAATAG
- a CDS encoding YdbC family protein, translating to MAEIKFEIEETLGILSENAKGWKKELNLVSWNGREAKFDLRDWAPNHEKMGKGLTLSKEEIIELKTILNQLEM from the coding sequence ATGGCAGAAATTAAATTTGAAATTGAAGAAACTCTGGGCATTTTATCTGAAAATGCAAAAGGGTGGAAGAAAGAACTGAATTTAGTCAGTTGGAATGGACGTGAAGCGAAGTTTGATCTACGTGACTGGGCCCCTAACCATGAGAAGATGGGAAAAGGCTTAACTTTATCAAAGGAAGAAATCATAGAATTGAAAACAATACTCAATCAGCTTGAAATGTAA
- a CDS encoding FxLYD domain-containing protein, translating into MENNMFCHSCGNKRLDNERYCQKCGTGFIDSKEGINSTVEQQSESSTTLPKNQQSKWKSLKLWLFPLLSTLIILIGLLFYSYYEISLNQRVHALNSQIEFSISIGDYQKAEQQINEALQLRDIVTLQQINDVIEKALFYEQELVEIEELIQRNAVEKASYQIETLKKHLNETNYLSLLQPIEHKLEKAEITITVAGIKMELNELDTVEELAQNLSSISSLSDEEASKVKEQITNKIVQLSYEKAEKHLHKHEFSNAIYALEIGLQYAINDEKLLSFIERVNNEKLAFEKAEKNRLEEAMVAAAKEDLRNRTEAVEITSIHIEMDEYGDVYLYGDVVNNGTTTIYSIDIHYSTFDKSEEKVGNAVTSVYPYDLSPGEIGRFSHSYYGVFEDLNVKVDNITWQIE; encoded by the coding sequence TTGGAAAACAACATGTTCTGTCACTCGTGTGGGAATAAGCGCTTAGACAACGAACGATATTGTCAAAAATGTGGAACAGGATTTATAGACAGTAAAGAAGGAATCAATTCGACTGTTGAACAACAGTCAGAATCATCCACTACCCTACCTAAAAACCAACAGAGCAAATGGAAATCGTTGAAACTTTGGCTTTTTCCATTACTAAGCACCTTGATCATTTTGATCGGACTACTTTTTTATTCTTATTATGAAATTTCTTTAAACCAAAGGGTTCATGCGTTAAATAGTCAAATCGAATTTAGTATTTCAATTGGTGATTATCAGAAAGCTGAGCAACAAATTAACGAAGCTCTTCAATTACGAGACATCGTTACATTACAACAAATTAATGATGTTATTGAAAAAGCACTCTTCTATGAACAGGAATTAGTTGAAATTGAAGAGTTAATACAAAGAAATGCTGTCGAGAAAGCCTCATATCAAATTGAAACATTAAAAAAACATCTAAACGAAACCAATTACCTTTCTTTATTACAACCAATCGAGCACAAATTGGAAAAAGCTGAGATTACAATAACAGTTGCCGGAATTAAAATGGAACTAAATGAATTGGACACTGTTGAAGAATTAGCACAAAACCTATCAAGCATCTCTTCATTAAGTGACGAAGAAGCTTCAAAAGTAAAGGAACAAATAACTAATAAAATTGTCCAACTATCTTATGAAAAAGCAGAAAAACATTTGCATAAGCATGAGTTTTCCAATGCTATTTATGCTTTAGAAATTGGCCTTCAATATGCAATAAATGATGAAAAATTACTTTCATTTATTGAGAGAGTAAATAATGAAAAGCTAGCTTTTGAAAAAGCAGAAAAAAATCGACTTGAAGAAGCAATGGTTGCAGCAGCAAAAGAAGATTTAAGAAATCGTACTGAAGCCGTAGAAATTACTTCTATTCATATTGAGATGGACGAATACGGAGATGTTTATTTATATGGAGATGTCGTGAATAATGGGACAACAACTATTTATTCAATCGACATTCATTATTCTACTTTTGATAAATCGGAAGAAAAAGTTGGGAACGCCGTAACTTCTGTCTATCCATATGATTTATCACCTGGAGAAATTGGACGATTCAGTCACTCCTATTATGGTGTATTTGAAGATTTAAACGTTAAAGTTGACAATATTACTTGGCAAATTGAATAA
- a CDS encoding S1C family serine protease, which produces MNSKWLVSILSTLLIWVLGITAFFFLSDWVPAQLQIESTLLTEEESDPSEEYKQEKSLKEIIHETQKSVVMIEVEKTGSTGSGFFYNNKGDVITNAHVVAGAQEVKVKLADTSEHIGTVIGISTDIDVALVRVTDLEGIKPLPLAKEIFAELGDEVLALGSPLGFQNTVTTGIISGVNRSFELENYQYDNAYQISAPIAKGNSGGPLISLSTGDVIGINSAATDVGTIGFSIPILNIISLVNTWSETPMNSLPSLENSINIIHDSSSTEKLALNLVDYFYESIDLQDYVTAYSLLGHSWQLNMNYEQFRQGYLNTRSVRIEDIYSITNEEEVKVIAIISTEQQREKDKEITTQKYKVTYEVGYENDHLKLISGTGEEIQ; this is translated from the coding sequence ATGAACAGTAAATGGTTAGTTAGCATCCTTTCGACTCTTCTTATTTGGGTGCTAGGAATTACAGCATTTTTCTTTTTATCTGATTGGGTACCTGCACAACTCCAAATTGAATCAACATTACTTACCGAAGAAGAATCAGATCCTTCCGAAGAATATAAACAAGAAAAAAGTTTAAAAGAAATCATTCACGAAACTCAAAAATCGGTTGTGATGATTGAAGTAGAAAAAACAGGTTCTACTGGGTCTGGTTTTTTTTATAACAACAAAGGTGATGTAATTACAAACGCCCATGTTGTTGCCGGTGCGCAAGAAGTAAAAGTTAAGCTTGCAGACACAAGTGAACACATAGGAACGGTCATAGGAATTAGCACCGATATAGACGTGGCACTTGTACGTGTTACTGATTTAGAAGGTATCAAACCATTACCACTTGCAAAAGAAATTTTTGCTGAACTAGGTGATGAAGTACTCGCATTAGGAAGTCCACTCGGTTTTCAAAATACAGTAACGACTGGTATTATTAGTGGTGTTAACCGTAGCTTTGAGTTAGAAAATTATCAATATGATAATGCCTATCAAATTTCTGCACCCATTGCTAAAGGAAATAGTGGTGGTCCACTAATCTCTCTTTCCACTGGAGATGTAATTGGAATTAATTCAGCTGCAACAGATGTTGGTACAATTGGGTTTAGTATCCCGATCTTAAATATTATCTCACTTGTCAATACATGGTCCGAAACGCCAATGAATTCACTGCCTTCACTAGAAAATTCAATCAATATAATCCACGACAGCTCATCAACAGAAAAACTCGCATTAAATCTTGTCGACTATTTTTATGAAAGTATTGATCTTCAAGATTATGTTACGGCCTACTCTCTTTTAGGGCACTCCTGGCAGTTAAATATGAACTATGAACAATTTAGGCAAGGTTATTTGAATACTCGATCTGTAAGAATTGAGGATATTTATTCCATAACAAATGAGGAAGAAGTAAAAGTTATAGCAATTATAAGTACCGAACAACAACGGGAAAAGGATAAAGAGATTACTACTCAAAAATATAAAGTAACGTACGAAGTTGGTTATGAAAATGATCATTTAAAATTGATTAGTGGAACAGGAGAAGAAATACAATAA
- a CDS encoding TIGR03943 family putative permease subunit, with translation MYFYIHQAIRALILLSFAGFLFKLHYFEEISHYINPKYIGFSQVASILFLFLFFIQVPRIWSSRRVEEHDENCGPWGCNHEDGYTNRMTFRNGIIYAIIGLPVITGVLLPAKSLDASIALNRGALMQQPSEVEIYPNHNDHIHFHSDHVPEAICLPLDTTEGELLQHENDLIVMEKASFAQKFYAITKNPEVVSGRNIAVEGFVLKEEKKDQIFIGRFLITHCVADATVIGFLAEMEQEVHLFEGSWVSVQGVLDVRSNGRELAPIPIIQITRIEVIEKPKEPYIYP, from the coding sequence ATGTATTTTTATATTCATCAAGCGATAAGAGCTCTTATTTTACTCAGTTTTGCAGGCTTTTTATTTAAATTACACTATTTTGAAGAAATTTCACACTATATAAATCCAAAATATATTGGATTTAGTCAAGTCGCTTCCATATTGTTCTTGTTTCTCTTTTTTATACAAGTCCCGCGCATTTGGAGTAGTAGGAGAGTAGAAGAGCACGATGAGAACTGTGGTCCTTGGGGCTGTAATCATGAAGATGGTTATACAAACCGTATGACGTTTCGAAATGGAATCATTTATGCTATTATTGGCCTCCCTGTTATTACTGGTGTATTGTTGCCTGCTAAATCATTGGATGCCTCGATTGCGTTAAATAGAGGTGCTCTCATGCAGCAACCTAGCGAGGTAGAAATATACCCTAATCACAATGACCATATCCATTTTCACTCCGACCATGTTCCGGAAGCTATTTGTTTACCGTTAGATACAACGGAAGGAGAGTTACTACAACATGAGAACGACCTAATTGTGATGGAGAAAGCGTCTTTTGCACAGAAATTCTATGCGATTACTAAAAACCCAGAAGTGGTAAGTGGTAGAAATATTGCAGTCGAGGGATTTGTGTTAAAGGAGGAAAAAAAGGATCAGATTTTTATTGGCCGGTTTTTAATCACCCATTGTGTAGCTGATGCCACGGTTATCGGATTTTTAGCAGAAATGGAACAGGAAGTTCACCTTTTCGAGGGGAGTTGGGTGAGTGTGCAAGGGGTCCTAGATGTTCGTTCCAATGGACGCGAATTAGCCCCAATTCCAATCATTCAAATCACACGAATAGAGGTTATTGAAAAGCCGAAAGAACCGTATATTTATCCATAA
- a CDS encoding permease: MQKSTHPYIVEITGFILLGMVSLFIFYSPTIVEHGQSLPNSLLIFNTIFLSILIEAIPFVLIGVFIAGLIQVFITEEHIQRWLPKNRALAVVVSCLIGALFPACECGIVPIVRRLVAKGVPIFAGVGFLLTGPLINPIVVGSTYMAFGNDLRIALLRMGLGLVIALIICALISVLYKGNQFRKTQASMIVNNHQKLPIYERLKAMWHHSVDEFFEMGKYLMIGALLAAFIQTFVSSPSLLGLGDGILMSTVIMMGLAFLLSLCSEADAFIAASFRHLFSQTSLLGFLIYGPMLDLKNSLMLFAVFRFRFVIVLMLLITFTVLGVLMLTHPLL, from the coding sequence ATGCAAAAAAGTACCCACCCCTATATAGTAGAAATCACAGGATTTATATTGTTAGGCATGGTTTCTCTTTTTATTTTTTATAGTCCTACCATCGTTGAACATGGACAAAGTTTACCAAATAGCTTACTCATATTTAATACGATCTTTTTAAGTATTTTAATAGAAGCGATTCCATTTGTATTAATTGGTGTATTTATTGCTGGTCTTATACAAGTGTTTATTACTGAAGAGCATATTCAGCGTTGGCTTCCGAAAAATCGAGCACTTGCTGTCGTAGTCAGTTGTCTAATTGGTGCGCTTTTTCCTGCTTGTGAGTGTGGAATTGTCCCAATCGTTCGTCGGTTAGTCGCAAAAGGAGTCCCAATATTTGCTGGTGTGGGATTTTTATTAACAGGCCCATTAATAAACCCAATTGTCGTTGGGTCGACGTATATGGCTTTTGGTAATGATTTACGAATAGCGCTTTTACGTATGGGATTAGGATTAGTAATCGCTTTGATCATTTGTGCTCTTATTAGTGTTTTATACAAAGGTAACCAGTTTAGAAAAACACAGGCCTCGATGATTGTGAACAATCATCAAAAATTACCAATATACGAAAGGTTAAAAGCAATGTGGCACCATTCGGTAGACGAATTTTTTGAAATGGGAAAATATTTAATGATTGGAGCATTGTTAGCGGCATTTATTCAAACATTTGTTTCGTCACCCTCATTACTAGGTCTTGGGGATGGAATTCTTATGTCTACCGTCATCATGATGGGGTTGGCGTTTTTACTTTCATTGTGTTCCGAAGCAGATGCCTTTATTGCCGCTTCTTTTCGCCACCTATTTTCACAAACGTCACTATTAGGCTTTTTAATTTATGGACCGATGCTAGATTTAAAAAATTCACTCATGTTGTTTGCTGTCTTTCGTTTTCGGTTTGTCATCGTTTTAATGCTATTGATTACATTTACGGTTTTGGGGGTGTTAATGCTCACCCATCCATTATTATAG
- a CDS encoding spore coat protein, whose protein sequence is MNEKDMMNDYLSMINGSLTTYASIIAQTDNPQLRQTLQQMRNQDEARQYAVYNASKQKGYYKPAAPAQMNEIQQVKMELNGQ, encoded by the coding sequence ATGAATGAAAAAGATATGATGAATGATTATTTATCGATGATCAATGGTAGCTTAACAACTTATGCCTCAATTATAGCTCAAACCGATAATCCGCAGCTGCGTCAAACTTTGCAACAAATGAGAAATCAAGATGAAGCTCGTCAGTATGCAGTTTATAATGCCTCTAAGCAAAAAGGATATTATAAGCCAGCAGCACCAGCACAAATGAACGAAATCCAACAAGTAAAAATGGAATTAAATGGTCAATAA